A stretch of the Salvelinus fontinalis isolate EN_2023a chromosome 22, ASM2944872v1, whole genome shotgun sequence genome encodes the following:
- the LOC129820330 gene encoding polysialoglycoprotein-like, protein MVNKSEKPTGDKHKIRQSEKPTGDKHKIRQSEKPTGDKHKIRQSEKPTGDKHKIRQSEKPTGDKHKIRQSEKPTGDKHKIRQSEKPTGDKHKIRQSEKPTGDKHKVRQAEKPTGDKHKIRQSEKPTGDKHKIRQSEKPTGDKHKIRQSEKPTGDKHKIRQSEKPTGDKHKVRQSEKPTGDKHKIRQSEKPTGDKHKVRQSEKPTGDKHKIRQSEKPTGDKHKIRQSEKPTGDKHKVRQSEKPTGDKHKIRQSEKPTGDKHKVRQSEKPTGDKHKIRQSEKPTGDKHKIRQSEKPTGDKHKIRQSEKPTGDKHKIRQSEKPTGDKHKVRQSEKPTGDKHKIRQSEKPTGDKHKIRQSEKPTGDKHKVRQAEKPTGDKHKIRQSEKPTVDKHKVRQGKGSSPEEK, encoded by the exons ATGGTCAA CAAGTCAGAGAAACCAACAGGGGACAAACATAAGATCAGGCAGTCAGAGAAACCAACAGGGGACAAACATAAGATCAGGCAGTcagagaaaccaacaggagacaaACATAAGATCAGGCAGTcagagaaaccaacaggagacaaACATAAGATCAGGCAGTcagagaaaccaacaggagacaaACATAAGATCAGGCAGTcagagaaaccaacaggagacaaACATAAGATCAGGCAGTCAGAGAAACCAACAGGGGACAAACATAAGATCAGGCAGTcagagaaaccaacaggagacaaACATAAAGTCAGGCAGGcagagaaaccaacaggagacaaACATAAGATCAGGCAGTcagagaaaccaacaggagacaaACATAAGATCAGGCAGTcagagaaaccaacaggagacaaACATAAGATCAGGCAGTCAGAGAAACCAACAGGGGACAAACATAAGATCAGGCAGTCAGAGAAACCAACAGGGGACAAACATAAAGTCAGGCAGTcagagaaaccaacaggagacaaACATAAGATCAGGCAGTcagagaaaccaacaggagacaaACATAAAGTCAGGCAGTcagagaaaccaacaggagacaaACATAAGATCAGGCAGTcagagaaaccaacaggagacaaACATAAGATCAGGCAGTCAGAGAAACCAACAGGGGACAAACATAAAGTCAGGCAGTcagagaaaccaacaggagacaaACATAAGATCAGGCAGTcagagaaaccaacaggagacaaACATAAAGTCAGGCAGTcagagaaaccaacaggagacaaACATAAGATCAGGCAGTcagagaaaccaacaggagacaaACATAAGATCAGGCAGTcagagaaaccaacaggagacaaACATAAGATCAGGCAGTcagagaaaccaacaggagacaaACATAAGATCAGGCAGTcagagaaaccaacaggagacaaACATAAAGTCAGGCAGTcagagaaaccaacaggagacaaACATAAGATCAGGCAGTcagagaaaccaacaggagacaaACATAAGATCAGGCAGTCAGAGAAACCAACAGGGGACAAACATAAAGTCAGGCAGGcagagaaaccaacaggagacaaACATAAGATCAGGCAGTCAGAGAAACCAACAGTGGACAAACATAAAGTCAGGCAG GGAAAAGGATCCAGTCCAGAAGAAAAATAG